One part of the Hyalangium ruber genome encodes these proteins:
- the argE gene encoding acetylornithine deacetylase yields MNDTLPALRALLTDLVALDTTSARPNAPLIDYAQGLLEAAGFAAERQRYKDDAGVEKVNLVAVKGGGEGRAALALVGHSDCVPYDVAWKDALRLTEKEGRLYGRGACDTKGFIACALHAATRAQSLKAPLMVVLTADEEVGLVGAKRLVEAGLGRARHAIVGEPTTLKPVRANKGYCLAEVEVLGKEGHSAYPDTGASAIFRAGRFLHRLEEVARTVLREERDEGFEPPFTTVNVGLIQGGKAKNILPGQCRFTVEWRPIPGQSPQRVVELMEHIRQELVRAEPAYEAHIRVLRTDQGVSTRPDAEVVRFLAEASGNAPVTVSFGTEAPQLTALGAEAVVFGPGDIRVAHQTGEYVPTEDLVRCEAVLSRAITHFCG; encoded by the coding sequence GTGAACGACACGCTGCCCGCGCTGCGGGCCCTCCTGACGGACCTCGTGGCGCTGGACACCACCTCGGCGCGCCCCAACGCTCCGCTCATCGACTACGCGCAGGGCCTCCTGGAGGCCGCCGGTTTCGCCGCCGAGCGCCAGCGCTACAAGGACGACGCGGGCGTGGAGAAGGTGAACCTCGTGGCCGTGAAGGGCGGGGGCGAGGGGAGGGCGGCGCTGGCGCTGGTGGGGCACTCGGACTGCGTGCCGTATGACGTGGCGTGGAAGGACGCGCTGCGCCTGACGGAGAAGGAAGGGCGGCTCTACGGACGCGGCGCCTGTGACACCAAGGGCTTCATCGCCTGTGCGCTGCACGCGGCCACCCGGGCTCAGTCCCTGAAGGCCCCGCTGATGGTGGTGCTCACGGCGGACGAGGAAGTGGGGCTGGTGGGCGCCAAGCGGCTGGTGGAGGCAGGGCTGGGCCGGGCGCGGCACGCCATCGTGGGCGAGCCCACCACCCTCAAGCCGGTGCGCGCCAACAAGGGCTACTGCCTGGCGGAGGTGGAGGTGCTGGGCAAGGAAGGCCACAGCGCCTACCCGGACACGGGGGCCTCGGCCATCTTCCGCGCGGGGCGCTTTCTCCACCGGCTGGAAGAAGTCGCGCGCACGGTGCTGCGCGAGGAGCGGGATGAGGGCTTCGAGCCTCCCTTCACCACGGTGAACGTGGGGCTCATCCAGGGCGGCAAGGCGAAGAACATCCTCCCGGGCCAGTGCCGCTTCACGGTGGAGTGGCGGCCTATCCCCGGCCAGTCGCCCCAGCGCGTGGTGGAGCTGATGGAGCACATCCGCCAGGAGTTGGTGCGCGCCGAGCCGGCGTACGAGGCACACATCCGCGTGCTGCGCACGGACCAGGGTGTGAGCACCCGGCCGGACGCGGAGGTAGTGCGCTTCCTCGCCGAGGCCTCGGGCAACGCGCCGGTCACGGTGTCGTTCGGCACCGAGGCCCCCCAGCTCACGGCGCTGGGCGCGGAGGCGGTGGTCTTCGGGCCCGGAGACATCCGGGTGGCCCACCAGACGGGCGAGTACGTGCCCACGGAAGACCTGGTGCGCTGCGAAGCGGTACTCTCGCGAGCCATCACCCACTTCTGCGGGTAG
- the hutF gene encoding formimidoylglutamate deiminase: MSATTVYQPDFLYSQGRLHEGRALHVGADGRILEEGPVPAGANVVRLPGRALLPGLVNGHSHAFQRLIRGRTEYVAAGSGSDDFWSWREAMYRAAETLTPEDIYAASRQAFLEMLLAGITTVGEFHYLHHQPDGTPYADRNTLAREVIRAARDVGIRIVLLRVGYARAGFQAPDNPRQRRFIDRDVDTFLSTVEALIRQTQGEACVSIGMAPHSVRAVPREWLEVLSGVRGDFPMHMHVAEQPKEIEACKAEHNLRPVELLEELGLLEERFTAVHAVHVTEDEARMLGEVGAGVCACPSTERNLGDGIVPADALAREGARLCLGSDSQATVDLLDEARQLEGHLRLSRLRRAVLDPGTGTVDGLAARLFEMATVNGARSLALPVGKLEPGAPADFFTVDLNHPSLVGASPASLLAGIVLGADKAAVREVAVEGRLVVREGQHPRAEESGRAFHALARRLYP, translated from the coding sequence GTGAGCGCCACCACCGTCTACCAGCCGGATTTCCTCTATTCGCAGGGCCGACTCCACGAAGGCCGTGCCCTGCATGTGGGCGCCGATGGCCGCATCCTGGAGGAAGGTCCGGTTCCCGCCGGCGCCAACGTCGTCCGGCTGCCCGGGCGGGCGCTGCTGCCGGGGCTCGTCAACGGCCACTCCCATGCCTTCCAGCGGCTCATTCGCGGGCGCACGGAGTATGTCGCCGCGGGCAGTGGTTCGGACGACTTCTGGAGCTGGCGCGAGGCCATGTACCGCGCCGCCGAGACCCTCACGCCCGAGGACATCTACGCCGCCTCGCGGCAGGCCTTCCTGGAGATGCTGCTCGCGGGCATCACCACCGTGGGCGAGTTCCACTACTTGCACCACCAGCCCGACGGCACGCCCTATGCCGATCGCAACACCCTGGCGCGCGAGGTGATTCGCGCGGCGCGGGACGTGGGCATCCGCATCGTCCTCCTGCGCGTGGGTTACGCGCGCGCCGGCTTCCAAGCGCCGGACAACCCTAGGCAGCGCCGCTTCATCGACCGAGACGTGGACACCTTCCTTTCCACGGTCGAGGCGTTGATCCGGCAGACGCAAGGCGAGGCGTGCGTGAGTATCGGCATGGCCCCGCACAGCGTGCGCGCGGTACCGCGCGAGTGGCTCGAGGTGCTCTCCGGAGTTCGCGGAGACTTCCCGATGCACATGCACGTGGCCGAGCAGCCCAAGGAGATTGAAGCCTGCAAGGCCGAGCACAACCTGCGGCCCGTGGAGCTGCTCGAGGAGCTGGGGCTGCTCGAGGAGCGCTTCACCGCGGTACACGCGGTGCATGTGACGGAAGACGAAGCGCGGATGCTCGGAGAGGTGGGCGCGGGCGTGTGCGCCTGTCCTTCCACGGAGCGCAACCTGGGAGACGGCATCGTCCCCGCGGATGCGCTGGCGCGCGAAGGAGCGCGGCTGTGCCTGGGCTCGGACAGCCAGGCCACCGTGGACCTGCTGGACGAGGCGCGACAGCTCGAGGGGCACTTGCGGCTCTCCCGGCTGAGGCGCGCGGTGCTCGACCCGGGCACGGGCACGGTGGACGGGCTGGCGGCGCGGCTCTTCGAGATGGCCACGGTGAACGGCGCGCGGAGCCTGGCGCTGCCCGTGGGCAAGCTGGAGCCGGGCGCACCCGCTGACTTCTTCACCGTGGACCTGAACCACCCCTCGCTGGTGGGTGCCAGCCCTGCTTCGCTGCTGGCGGGCATCGTCCTCGGAGCAGACAAGGCGGCCGTGCGCGAGGTGGCGGTGGAGGGGCGGCTCGTGGTGCGGGAGGGCCAGCATCCGCGCGCGGAGGAGTCCGGCCGTGCCTTTCATGCGCTTGCTCGGAGGCTGTACCCGTGA
- a CDS encoding DUSAM domain-containing protein, with amino-acid sequence MNEQHDWDKVREWEKRLDQGEVLNLTPDVTDLLRRVAREVAIPEEQAHRALVSPSDAAMLIREMCRRIREGSRRLMRAISEANRCKEAGDTAGARKLLEGVLAVEIVPLYRQHAEAELSYLE; translated from the coding sequence ATGAACGAGCAACACGATTGGGACAAGGTCCGGGAGTGGGAGAAGCGCCTCGACCAGGGCGAGGTGCTCAATCTCACTCCAGACGTGACGGACCTGCTCCGGCGTGTCGCGCGAGAGGTGGCCATCCCGGAGGAGCAAGCACATAGGGCGTTGGTGAGTCCCTCTGATGCAGCCATGCTCATTCGGGAAATGTGCCGCCGCATCCGCGAGGGCTCGCGGCGCCTGATGCGCGCCATCTCCGAAGCCAACCGCTGCAAGGAGGCGGGTGACACCGCTGGAGCGCGGAAGCTTCTCGAGGGTGTGCTCGCTGTCGAGATCGTGCCTCTGTACCGGCAGCACGCGGAGGCGGAGCTGAGCTACCTGGAATAG